The Bacteroidales bacterium genome includes the window CGGACACTGCTGATTGTCTTTGTCCTTTCGCTGGCCTATGTGCTGATAATCTATATGAACGGGCTCTACCAGGGATGGGACCGGCAGGCCCGGATCGAAACCATCGCCTGGGAGGTGGCCATGGGACAGTACTGGCATAACAAGTACGATCCCTATGACGCCATGACCCTGACCGATGCCCATGCAAAGGTCCCGGCCGGACTGGAAGCCAGTGCTTCCGAAGGCAAAACCGCACCGATCCTGGTTACCCAGGCCACCATCTATCCGGAAGGCAGAATGATGGGAGTATTGCTGAAAGGCATCGATACCCGGCAGAAGATCCTCTCACTTCCCACCGGCCTGCTGGATCCGGATTCAGAGGAGATCACCGCCATAGTGGGAACCCGGCTGGCCAAATCGGCCGGACTGGAAACCGGAGATTACCTGCTGATCCGCTGGAGGGATGTTCACGGCACCTTTGATGCCACGGAGCTGAAAATTGCAGGAATCTTCCGTACAAGCGTTCCCGCCGTGGATAAGGGCCAGGTCTGGATCCCGCTGAGCACTCTCCGGAGAATCGCCGGCATGCCCGGAGAAGCCTCCCTGATCGTCGTAAATGAGTCTCCTGAAGATGAAAGCAGCATCGCCGGCTGGGACTTCAAAGGCCATGACTTCCTT containing:
- a CDS encoding FtsX-like permease family protein, whose protein sequence is MIAFKLAYKNLLGAGLRTLLIVFVLSLAYVLIIYMNGLYQGWDRQARIETIAWEVAMGQYWHNKYDPYDAMTLTDAHAKVPAGLEASASEGKTAPILVTQATIYPEGRMMGVLLKGIDTRQKILSLPTGLLDPDSEEITAIVGTRLAKSAGLETGDYLLIRWRDVHGTFDATELKIAGIFRTSVPAVDKGQVWIPLSTLRRIAGMPGEASLIVVNESPEDESSIAGWDFKGHDFLFKELEEMIKTKSVGGSIFYIIILALALLAVFDTQVLSIFRRQREIGTYIAMGMTRRQVVGIFTVEGGMHAFLAAILGAVYGFPLLLWTRKSGIKMPEGTDDFGMAAAEHMYPYYSLALIVGTIILVMLATTLVSYLPSRKISKMNPNDAIRGKIQ